One region of Anthonomus grandis grandis chromosome 22, icAntGran1.3, whole genome shotgun sequence genomic DNA includes:
- the LOC126748832 gene encoding uncharacterized protein LOC126748832: MRSANYNSEMAQVTLDQEKKLVQENLDQIITIPSQEDEFVSPPNNRVKAGSSSGIRCVMEGLKWGVAIIVVAGVFYALYAVVDLISVRKQYIDANNTVYSNIFNNATLESNNVTINPNNETLHFSVDGASNASSTINMTMTCEDCEENKTEFNNCGAERIADDDCMNGEKNNANEYHASRLESGYQYSAMQIFRKVFLELLRWTAIIAGMVAIIYIFSLIWDLAFGSKRYPTVEGVHVGHF; the protein is encoded by the exons ATGAGAAGCGCGAACTATAACAGTGAAATGGCTCAGGTGACGTTGGATCAGGAGAAGAAGCTGGTTCAGGAGAATTTGGATCAGATCATCACCATCCCAAGCCAGGAGGATGAGTTCGTTTCGCCTCCAAATAATCGGGTTAAAGCAGGCTCCAGTAGTGGAATCAGATGTGTCATGGAAGGGCTTAAATGGGGCGTGGCAATTATTGTTGTAGCTGGCGTTTTCTATGCCCTTTATGCTGTTGTTGATTTGATTTCTGTACGGAAGCAGTACATTGATGCCAAca ATACAGTCTACAGCAACATTTTCAACAACGCCACCCTCGAGTCCAACAACGTAACGATCAACCCCAACAATGAGACCCTCCACTTCAGCGTTGACGGTGCCTCAAATGCTTCATCAACAATCAACATGACCATGACGTGTGAAGATTGCGAAGAGAACAAAACCGAATTCAATAATTGTGGAGCTGAAAGGATCGCAGATGATGATTGCATGAACGGGGAGAAAAACAATGCTAATGAATATCATGCTTCAAGGCTTGAATCTGGTTACCAGTATAGTGCGATGCAGATTTTCAGGAAGGTTTTCCTGGAGTTACTCAGATGGACGGCCATTATAGCAGGAATGGTGGCCATCATTTACATATTCTCCCTTATTTgggacttggcttttggctcCAAGCGCTATCCGACCGTGGAAGGGG tGCACGTTGGCCATTTTTGA